One segment of Panthera uncia isolate 11264 chromosome A3 unlocalized genomic scaffold, Puncia_PCG_1.0 HiC_scaffold_12, whole genome shotgun sequence DNA contains the following:
- the ZNF514 gene encoding zinc finger protein 514 isoform X4 — MDSTASVLPSQDPALSPERYPGEKGTASLFLKARPQDLMTFKDVAVEFTQWEWGQLDPAQKDLYREVMLENFKNLASLGLPVSKPHVICQLEEGEEPCVVEGEISTGEGSYKSDTEFRQTSGRSNSRRTHPGKKPCKCNECGKSFHFQSELRRHQRCHTGEKPYECSECGRAFGHISSLIKHQRTHTGEKPYECSECGRAFSQSSSLVLHYRFHTGEKPYKCNECGRAFGHTSSLIKHQRTHTGEKPYECRECGRTFSQSSSLIVHYRFHTGEKPYKCNKCGRAFSQSSSLTQHYRFHTGEKPYKCNECGRAFAHTASLIKHQKSHAGKKAV, encoded by the exons ATGGACTCCACAGCATCAG TTCTCCCTTCTCAGGACCCTGCTCTTTCTCCAGAGAGATAcccaggagaaaagggaacagcCAGTTTATTCCTGAAAGCCAGGCCCCAG GATCTGATGACATTCAAGGATGTGGCTGTGGAATTCACCCAGTGGGAATGGGGGCAGCTGGATCCTGCTCAGAAGGACCTGTACAGGGAAGTGATGCTGGAGAACTTCAAGAACTTAGCCTCTCTGG GGCTTCCAGTATCTAAACCACATGTGATCTGCCagttggaggaaggggaagagccCTGTGTGGTAGAGGGAGAAATCTCAACAG GAGAAGGATCTTATAAATCGGACACAGAATTCAGACAGACTTCAGGAAGAAGTAACTCCCGGAGAACCCATCCAGGGAAGAAGCCTtgtaaatgtaatgaatgtgggaagtcTTTCCATTTCCAGTCAGAACTTAGGCGCCATCAGAGATGTCACACTGGAGAAAAGCCCTATgaatgcagtgaatgtgggagAGCCTTTGGTCATATTTCATCCCTTATTAAACATCAGAGAACTCATACTGGAGAAAAGCCCTATGAATGCAGCGAGTGTGGGAGAGCCTTCAGCCAGAGTTCATCTCTTGTTCTACATTATAGatttcatactggagagaaaccttacaaatgtaatgaatgtggaagAGCCTTTGGTCATACTTCATCCCTTATTAAACATCAGAGAACTCATACTGGAGAAAAGCCCTATGAATGCAGGGAATGTGGGAGAACCTTCAGCCAGAGTTCATCTCTCATTGTACATTATAGatttcatactggagagaaaccttacaaatgtaataAATGTGGGAGAGCCTTCAGCCAGAGTTCATCTCTCACTCAACATTATAGatttcatactggagagaaaccctacaaatgtaatgaatgtgggagaGCCTTTGCTCATACTGCATCCCTTATTAAACATCAGAAAAGTCATGCTGGAAAAAAGGCTGTATGA
- the ZNF514 gene encoding zinc finger protein 514 isoform X1, translated as MDSTASVLPSQDPALSPERYPGEKGTASLFLKARPQDLMTFKDVAVEFTQWEWGQLDPAQKDLYREVMLENFKNLASLGLPVSKPHVICQLEEGEEPCVVEGEISTDWEKRPKAKESRLNQDISKEELFPIASVEKHIRDELSFCTLKANCGCDDQLEIHPKKLERHPKEMSVTHKSTTTLRIDREWSDFGRSLDLRSVLFNQHNVPVGEGSYKSDTEFRQTSGRSNSRRTHPGKKPCKCNECGKSFHFQSELRRHQRCHTGEKPYECSECGRAFGHISSLIKHQRTHTGEKPYECSECGRAFSQSSSLVLHYRFHTGEKPYKCNECGRAFGHTSSLIKHQRTHTGEKPYECRECGRTFSQSSSLIVHYRFHTGEKPYKCNKCGRAFSQSSSLTQHYRFHTGEKPYKCNECGRAFAHTASLIKHQKSHAGKKAV; from the exons ATGGACTCCACAGCATCAG TTCTCCCTTCTCAGGACCCTGCTCTTTCTCCAGAGAGATAcccaggagaaaagggaacagcCAGTTTATTCCTGAAAGCCAGGCCCCAG GATCTGATGACATTCAAGGATGTGGCTGTGGAATTCACCCAGTGGGAATGGGGGCAGCTGGATCCTGCTCAGAAGGACCTGTACAGGGAAGTGATGCTGGAGAACTTCAAGAACTTAGCCTCTCTGG GGCTTCCAGTATCTAAACCACATGTGATCTGCCagttggaggaaggggaagagccCTGTGTGGTAGAGGGAGAAATCTCAACAG ATTGGGAGAAAAGGCCTAAAGCCAAGGAATCAAGACTAAATCAGGATATTTCCAAAGAGGAATTATTCCCCATAGCATCAGTAGAAAAACACATCAGAGATGAACTCTCCTTCTGCACACTGAAAGCAAATTGTGGTTGTGATGACCAGTTAGAGATACATCCAAAAAAACTGGAGAGACATCCGAAAGAAATGTCAGTCACTCACAAATCTACTACCACCCTTAGGATAGATCGTGAATGGAGTGATTTTGGGAGAAGTTTAGACTTAAGATCAGTCCTTTTTAACCAACACAATGTTCCCGTAGGAGAAGGATCTTATAAATCGGACACAGAATTCAGACAGACTTCAGGAAGAAGTAACTCCCGGAGAACCCATCCAGGGAAGAAGCCTtgtaaatgtaatgaatgtgggaagtcTTTCCATTTCCAGTCAGAACTTAGGCGCCATCAGAGATGTCACACTGGAGAAAAGCCCTATgaatgcagtgaatgtgggagAGCCTTTGGTCATATTTCATCCCTTATTAAACATCAGAGAACTCATACTGGAGAAAAGCCCTATGAATGCAGCGAGTGTGGGAGAGCCTTCAGCCAGAGTTCATCTCTTGTTCTACATTATAGatttcatactggagagaaaccttacaaatgtaatgaatgtggaagAGCCTTTGGTCATACTTCATCCCTTATTAAACATCAGAGAACTCATACTGGAGAAAAGCCCTATGAATGCAGGGAATGTGGGAGAACCTTCAGCCAGAGTTCATCTCTCATTGTACATTATAGatttcatactggagagaaaccttacaaatgtaataAATGTGGGAGAGCCTTCAGCCAGAGTTCATCTCTCACTCAACATTATAGatttcatactggagagaaaccctacaaatgtaatgaatgtgggagaGCCTTTGCTCATACTGCATCCCTTATTAAACATCAGAAAAGTCATGCTGGAAAAAAGGCTGTATGA
- the ZNF514 gene encoding zinc finger protein 514 isoform X2: MDSTASERYPGEKGTASLFLKARPQDLMTFKDVAVEFTQWEWGQLDPAQKDLYREVMLENFKNLASLGLPVSKPHVICQLEEGEEPCVVEGEISTDWEKRPKAKESRLNQDISKEELFPIASVEKHIRDELSFCTLKANCGCDDQLEIHPKKLERHPKEMSVTHKSTTTLRIDREWSDFGRSLDLRSVLFNQHNVPVGEGSYKSDTEFRQTSGRSNSRRTHPGKKPCKCNECGKSFHFQSELRRHQRCHTGEKPYECSECGRAFGHISSLIKHQRTHTGEKPYECSECGRAFSQSSSLVLHYRFHTGEKPYKCNECGRAFGHTSSLIKHQRTHTGEKPYECRECGRTFSQSSSLIVHYRFHTGEKPYKCNKCGRAFSQSSSLTQHYRFHTGEKPYKCNECGRAFAHTASLIKHQKSHAGKKAV; encoded by the exons ATGGACTCCACAGCATCAG AGAGATAcccaggagaaaagggaacagcCAGTTTATTCCTGAAAGCCAGGCCCCAG GATCTGATGACATTCAAGGATGTGGCTGTGGAATTCACCCAGTGGGAATGGGGGCAGCTGGATCCTGCTCAGAAGGACCTGTACAGGGAAGTGATGCTGGAGAACTTCAAGAACTTAGCCTCTCTGG GGCTTCCAGTATCTAAACCACATGTGATCTGCCagttggaggaaggggaagagccCTGTGTGGTAGAGGGAGAAATCTCAACAG ATTGGGAGAAAAGGCCTAAAGCCAAGGAATCAAGACTAAATCAGGATATTTCCAAAGAGGAATTATTCCCCATAGCATCAGTAGAAAAACACATCAGAGATGAACTCTCCTTCTGCACACTGAAAGCAAATTGTGGTTGTGATGACCAGTTAGAGATACATCCAAAAAAACTGGAGAGACATCCGAAAGAAATGTCAGTCACTCACAAATCTACTACCACCCTTAGGATAGATCGTGAATGGAGTGATTTTGGGAGAAGTTTAGACTTAAGATCAGTCCTTTTTAACCAACACAATGTTCCCGTAGGAGAAGGATCTTATAAATCGGACACAGAATTCAGACAGACTTCAGGAAGAAGTAACTCCCGGAGAACCCATCCAGGGAAGAAGCCTtgtaaatgtaatgaatgtgggaagtcTTTCCATTTCCAGTCAGAACTTAGGCGCCATCAGAGATGTCACACTGGAGAAAAGCCCTATgaatgcagtgaatgtgggagAGCCTTTGGTCATATTTCATCCCTTATTAAACATCAGAGAACTCATACTGGAGAAAAGCCCTATGAATGCAGCGAGTGTGGGAGAGCCTTCAGCCAGAGTTCATCTCTTGTTCTACATTATAGatttcatactggagagaaaccttacaaatgtaatgaatgtggaagAGCCTTTGGTCATACTTCATCCCTTATTAAACATCAGAGAACTCATACTGGAGAAAAGCCCTATGAATGCAGGGAATGTGGGAGAACCTTCAGCCAGAGTTCATCTCTCATTGTACATTATAGatttcatactggagagaaaccttacaaatgtaataAATGTGGGAGAGCCTTCAGCCAGAGTTCATCTCTCACTCAACATTATAGatttcatactggagagaaaccctacaaatgtaatgaatgtgggagaGCCTTTGCTCATACTGCATCCCTTATTAAACATCAGAAAAGTCATGCTGGAAAAAAGGCTGTATGA
- the ZNF514 gene encoding zinc finger protein 514 isoform X3, translating to MTFKDVAVEFTQWEWGQLDPAQKDLYREVMLENFKNLASLGLPVSKPHVICQLEEGEEPCVVEGEISTDWEKRPKAKESRLNQDISKEELFPIASVEKHIRDELSFCTLKANCGCDDQLEIHPKKLERHPKEMSVTHKSTTTLRIDREWSDFGRSLDLRSVLFNQHNVPVGEGSYKSDTEFRQTSGRSNSRRTHPGKKPCKCNECGKSFHFQSELRRHQRCHTGEKPYECSECGRAFGHISSLIKHQRTHTGEKPYECSECGRAFSQSSSLVLHYRFHTGEKPYKCNECGRAFGHTSSLIKHQRTHTGEKPYECRECGRTFSQSSSLIVHYRFHTGEKPYKCNKCGRAFSQSSSLTQHYRFHTGEKPYKCNECGRAFAHTASLIKHQKSHAGKKAV from the exons ATGACATTCAAGGATGTGGCTGTGGAATTCACCCAGTGGGAATGGGGGCAGCTGGATCCTGCTCAGAAGGACCTGTACAGGGAAGTGATGCTGGAGAACTTCAAGAACTTAGCCTCTCTGG GGCTTCCAGTATCTAAACCACATGTGATCTGCCagttggaggaaggggaagagccCTGTGTGGTAGAGGGAGAAATCTCAACAG ATTGGGAGAAAAGGCCTAAAGCCAAGGAATCAAGACTAAATCAGGATATTTCCAAAGAGGAATTATTCCCCATAGCATCAGTAGAAAAACACATCAGAGATGAACTCTCCTTCTGCACACTGAAAGCAAATTGTGGTTGTGATGACCAGTTAGAGATACATCCAAAAAAACTGGAGAGACATCCGAAAGAAATGTCAGTCACTCACAAATCTACTACCACCCTTAGGATAGATCGTGAATGGAGTGATTTTGGGAGAAGTTTAGACTTAAGATCAGTCCTTTTTAACCAACACAATGTTCCCGTAGGAGAAGGATCTTATAAATCGGACACAGAATTCAGACAGACTTCAGGAAGAAGTAACTCCCGGAGAACCCATCCAGGGAAGAAGCCTtgtaaatgtaatgaatgtgggaagtcTTTCCATTTCCAGTCAGAACTTAGGCGCCATCAGAGATGTCACACTGGAGAAAAGCCCTATgaatgcagtgaatgtgggagAGCCTTTGGTCATATTTCATCCCTTATTAAACATCAGAGAACTCATACTGGAGAAAAGCCCTATGAATGCAGCGAGTGTGGGAGAGCCTTCAGCCAGAGTTCATCTCTTGTTCTACATTATAGatttcatactggagagaaaccttacaaatgtaatgaatgtggaagAGCCTTTGGTCATACTTCATCCCTTATTAAACATCAGAGAACTCATACTGGAGAAAAGCCCTATGAATGCAGGGAATGTGGGAGAACCTTCAGCCAGAGTTCATCTCTCATTGTACATTATAGatttcatactggagagaaaccttacaaatgtaataAATGTGGGAGAGCCTTCAGCCAGAGTTCATCTCTCACTCAACATTATAGatttcatactggagagaaaccctacaaatgtaatgaatgtgggagaGCCTTTGCTCATACTGCATCCCTTATTAAACATCAGAAAAGTCATGCTGGAAAAAAGGCTGTATGA